Sequence from the Kogia breviceps isolate mKogBre1 chromosome X, mKogBre1 haplotype 1, whole genome shotgun sequence genome:
AACACTATCCTGGAAAAGCAACCTAGAGGACATCCCCTATTCATGGGATATGGAGCATTAAATTTAGAGAAGGCCAGtgttattaaagaaatgtaagttttaggaagagagggaagaaagggagcagTGATTAGTTGTTGTGAGCTATGAAATGGGCGGGTTTATATACTGTTTTGTCTCAAACTTGGGGCTATGTTTAGTGAGTCACCTTACCTTTATCTCTGCTAGTGTAGGATTATAGCTTTGAGCATGTGTTTTTAGGTTAAGGAATTATTTAAATGTCAGAGATTACACTAGAGTTTGAGCTTTCACCCTTAAGTTACCTGACCAcaaattgttttcaaattaaaCACTTGTTTCAGAATGTCtttcctagggaaaaaaaaaaaccaacagctTCCCTCAGCAGTTCTTAGGAAAGTCTCTCAATTGAGGTCTACCTAACTGTATATAAGGCCACGTATTTCCCAACTTGAATATGTCTATCAAtttgatttggaaaaataatttttctttgcttgcTTATGTTTTGTGCTGAATGTATTACAAGTACCCAAGGCTTTTCCATATTTGCCTTTGATGAGAAGCACGTAAGAAGCAAAACCTTTGGTATTGTTGCctcacctgtgaatgactgcaaaTAAATCCTCCGTTGTTCGAGGTTTATTTGGAGACACAAACACACTTTCTGCTTCAGCCTGAGAGTCTTCACTTAGTGGTGAAATCACAGAGTCATCACTCGGTGACGATTCTTAAATTAAGAACAAAAGCATCTTTAGGAAGAAGTCACCCAGCACGCTGCTGGGCTTCACTGACTCAGGGAACAACTAAGCAACAGTTACCtgaccaccatttttttttttttttctttttttggcggtacgcgggcctctcactgctgtggcctctcccgttgcggagcacaggctctggacgcgcaggctcagcggccatggctcacgggcccagccactctgtggcatgtgggatcctcccggaccggggcacgaacccgtgtctcctgcatcggcaggcggattctcaaccactgcgccgccagggaagcccccgaccaccatttttaaaatgaatgagctATCTGTCACACTTAGTCCCTCCATGATAAAAGCTTTTATCTTAATTGTTTTAATAAGTGAAAAGAAGGAGGGAAACCAATACCCAGGGCTGTACTGTATTGTGGGGaaggtaagaaagaaaaacttcagGAAGTGCCACGAGACACCTTCCCATTGTGACAAAGGCGTCAACAACTGACCTTTCAGTGAAACCTCATCCACACTTCCTTGGGTCTCCTCTGCTCCGCTGTTATCAGAGGCACTTTTGGCTGAAATACCTGAAGCAACTTTTTCCTGCTCAGAACATTTTTCAGGGCATGGATTTACAGTTGATATCTCTGCTTCATAGCTGATATTCCCAGGCACTTTGTCATGGTGGCGGCTCATCCCAAGTTGATGCTTAAGTTGATTGCTTATGTCTGTGACTCTAGTTGGTGAGTTTGACTGAGATGTGAGCACGTCCACAGACTCAGGGTATGCAGCTTCCTCCCGATCTACAGAAGATACTTTCTGGACCTGCGCTAGGGCACCATCTGGACCAGCTCCACACTGTAGTATTTTACCATCCAAATCATTTGGGCGAGCAGCAGAGACCCTCTGAAATCCTTCTGTGGGAAAGTCACAACTTTTACTTGGTGTGTTTTCTGGAATAGGCTCACTCTCCATATGTATTTGGTCTTTTGTGACCCTTGAATCTAGAAGATTGGTACCAGCTGAGGTTACTGTTTCTGGATCACAGTGATTCTTCACATCAAAAGAACGGGTTTTTTCTAATTGTAGTTTATCTGGTTCCATCTCAACTGCAGAGGAGTCTAAAAAGGACAATATGCTATCTTCAGTGGAGTACTGACATGATAGTGATTTCTTAGTCATATGTGGCCTAATCTTACCTGGAGACAGGGCAGCCATGGTGAGAGTGCTTTCCTCTAAGGGGAGCTCTGTATTGTTGCCTTCTTTTTGCTTAACTTCTTCAGACCTACTGATGGACCTAAGGTTAACAGATTTCAGGACTGTTGGTGTAATTGCAAGAGACGGTGGAGGATTTGACCTCAGGGTTTCTCCTACTGCGTTTTGCTTATTATGACTGAAAACATGCAATGGGTGACGGTGGTGGAATGGTTTATTTAAGACATTATGAAGAGCACTTAGGTCAAGATGGGTAGGAGGTATAATTGGAAGTTCAAGGTCTTTACCCAGTGATAGAACTCCATCTTTTAAAGAGGGTTGCTGTAGTGAGGATTTCCTTTCTGggacttttggttttcttttgctaCCTCCAGGAGACAATGGGCCAGAAAAGAAAGCTGTAGGGAAAGAGGACGTTGGCGTTTCAGACTGGCTTGAGTAGCCGCTTGATGGAGATGCCAAGCCAGCCAGCTTTTCTGGTGAAGCCAGTTTAAACTCATTGTcaacagaaggaagggagggggtggtggCTCTAGATTCTGACTGGGATGTTTGGGATTCAGAGCTCTCTGGAGATTTGATGCATTCGATAACTGTGGTACCCGTAGCAGTGCTTGAATTAGATAAAGATCTGTAAGGATCATTTGTTTTCAAGTCATTTAGAAGCCAGAGGTCTGCATAGTGAGTTGATTCAGCACCTTCATCTTTGAATGGTGGAACATCTGGAGTGTCTAACTGAGGTTCCTTAATGCCATGTTCACTCTGGTTCATCCAAGAAGGTTCCTGCTTGGTGGGCAAATTGGCATTTTCCATTCGAGAAGGCGTGTTGGAGAAATCAAGAGGCAGCTTCATTTCCCTGGAACTGTGAGGCAGGAGCTGGCCACTGCTTATCTTTGGTTCTTTCTTCTCAGAAATGTCTGCATTTCCATCAGACTTCCTCAATGATGAGCTACGTTTAGGTGGAGTCGGCTTTGCCTTTGGTTTCCGGAAAGAGATGCTTGGTCTCCCCTGTCTCCTGTGGTCTAAGTAGTCCTGCCAGGCACAGTCTGGAAGAGTAGGAGGAACCCCGACACCCTGGCCATTCTCTGGGCCCAGGGCTGCATAGTGACAGACATAACTCTTACTACCTTTGAGACCACAGTCAAAGTGCATGGAGGTGTAGTATCCTTCTGTGTCCACCGAAAAGTGAGAGCTAGTGTCTGCTTTGTCCGATGGAGACTTTTCCAGAAAGCTGTCGTAAGTGGCCATGCTTGTGAAGCTTGGGCAGCCCAGGCTGTCTGCCTTGGGACGCTCAGGACTAAAATCCTGGCGGCAGGAGGCATCGTGATGGTGGTGTAGGTAATTCCACTCGCTGTCACTCGTGTTGCTATTGTTGGGGTCATCCAGCAGATCTGCCACAGTGGAGGTAAAGGAGTTTGCTCGGTGACCCCTCACTTTATCCAGGTGGTCGTACTGCTCTGTCACGAAGACACTGGCGTCCTCATTAGCGTGAGGGGCTGTGTTTAGTGACAACTCCGAGTCACAGTGTGAAGAGCCAGTGAGGGGAGGAGAAGCTGCGGGAGGGATCGTCTCTGAGGTCTGTGAGGGGCATGTGGAGCTGCTCCCACTCCAGTTGCCACTGGACGACTGGTGGTCATCTTTCTGGTCCAGGTGGCTGCTGAGGAGGACGCCAGCCGTAGCGATGCAGTGGATGGGGCTCCCGAAGGTGTCCGAGTTGGAGGAGATGTCACAGCTGCCAGAGTCGGCAGCCATCCGGGACAGACGGGACCTCCCTCTCTCACTTAACTTGTGCTGGGGGCTGTGAAGATGTTGAGAACAGGCCAGGCTCAAAGCAGGCTGGTGCTCCTGTGCACTCGGGCTGCTGGGGGCGTCACTGCAATCGTTAAGGGTTCTTTCTTGGTCTCCCACGAAAGGCTCCCCCTCTTCATATGCTGAGGGTTTAACAGCAACTTTGGGCTCAGCGTCCCCACCTCTGTTGCCCTCCCTGGGAAGGCTCCGAGATCTTGTGCGGCTGCTCACTGCAGGAGTAAACGTGGTGTCGCCTTTGTCTGCCAATGCAGAAATGTTGCCAGCAGAATGAGAAAGGGAAGCTGCAATGCTTTGACCCCTCTGAGCTCTGATTCTCCTTCTGGATGGAGCAGCGATCAGAATATCCTCAGTTTGGCACTCCGAGTCCCTGGTTCCAGACCTCCTATTGACAGCGTTGGAAGGATCTGGATTTGTGTGCACAATCACATTCCTTTCCCTGGCCACGGGCGATTCATCAGAATCTAGGGCACATGGAAAGCACAGTGAGATACTTTATACATCAGCAGATGAACAGACATTCTGAGAGATGTCCACAATTCTGGGTGCCGGCATGTTGGAGCtttttcttacagaaaaaaaaaaaatcagcatataaAATTAGGAGCAAGTTAAAATGCTTTGGGCggtctctctctgtccctttacctttctctctctctctctctctctctctctctctctctctctgtatatatacacaaatacacactatatgtatgtatgtatatatacgaAGAGAAGATAAGCTCTTAGATCTTTtgtgaattctctctctcttcacgaTCAAATTACCTTGCTCCAATAAGtgtctactatttttttttttaacgaaaaTACATCTTATTTTCTTGGCCACTATACACTTTCATTTCTCAGTataaacataatgaaataaaaatcatagaaTGCATTATATGAAGTAAAAATCTTAATTACAAGAGATGctatcataataataattttaaaaaccataggAAGAGATATCTTAAACACACTgaacagaaaaaatagaaaaaaatgtcaccAAGGGTATCATATTATGAATAGTCAATATTTAATTGAGTATGCTTAAAGTTTaccttttaaagtaattaatgcCATAAAAGTATATATCTCTCCAGATAAATGTATATTTCTCTAAAAGAATCTTTCACTGAATCTTGTTAATGTATATTTCTCTAAAAGAATCTTTCATTGAATCTTgttaatttttacttaatttctgccttaataatacttttaaaacataGCAAAATATTCTATTTCAGCCATAAAATCTGAATGTATATGGCTAAATCCATAAGGTCAAGCCTTCACAGTCAAGAATGgagatttaaaaagtaataccACCTGGCTTACTGAACACAAAGCAAGTACACATCATTTCAAAACCTCTACGAGTTACAACATTGACTGTTTTTAAGGAAGCTGGTTAAAGGCTGGCTTCCATTTCTTCTCCTTATAATCGGCACTGGACAGAATGTTAACCATTAATAGTTTTATACCACACCTATTTCTTGTTGGACTCTTCTGGGGATACCCGAGATGGTTTTCCTCCTCCTCAGTTTTCGTCTCCGCTGTAGTACGGATTGTGAATGAACAAGAGAGCAGCGTATACTAGCCTCTCTGTCAAAACCAACTCCTGCAACCCACAAATAGGTCTCATTAGCCTTTAGAAATGGCAAACAAATTTTCATTTGCTTGGAACACAGTGATATTTATTGATTGGAACTAAAGGAAGAGTTTGGATTAAGCCTGTGAACAAATATAAGGGACCCCTTATTCAGCTCTTACTTAAATTATGCTGCAGTACATTAAGCTTTACTTCTAAATGCAGCTCTCCACAACAGCTTGCACTGCCAAAAGTAACaagcaaagaaggaaaatcaaaagaaagaggagagaaaaataacatcAAAGAATCACTCTCACACAGAAATGGCTCCTTAAGGACTTAAAACCTTTAGTTACTACTATTTGCTGGtctctttctgggctctctgaaGCTGATATCTTTGCATAATAGATACATAGCCAAGATGTTAACCTGAATTATTTCAGCTAAcatatcctgacccatttctgcATTAAAAGTGTCATTatgaggggtttttttcccctctacccACTCTGCACTCTGCCCaagccctacacacacacacacacacacacacacacacacacacacacacacacgcacgcacgcacgcacacaatcaatctctctctctctctctctctctctctctctctctctggaaacAACACCCTagagatgtgtttttaaaatcat
This genomic interval carries:
- the NHS gene encoding actin remodeling regulator NHS isoform X1, whose protein sequence is MPFAKRIVEPQWLCRQRRPAPDPAEDANRGSAEPPPPPPLQLPGRRDEAVAPGPEDPPRAPRALPAPTDQALPPHGEAPAAGEESAAGGLEAASAAGEASSAAAAAVLLMLDLCAVSNAALARVLRQLSDVARHACSLFQELESDIQLTHRRVWALQGKLGGVQRVLGTLDPKQEAVPVSNLDIESKLSVYYRAPWHQQRNIFLPATRPPCVEELHRHARQSLQALRREHRSRSDRREQRAAVPLSIVAPPLPAYPPAHSQRRRELKDRHFLTFNSTRSPSPTECCHMTPWSRKSHPPEDEDTDVMLGQRPKNPVHNIPSTLDKQTNWRKALPLPTPEEKMKQDAQVISSCIIPINVTGVGFDREASIRCSLVHSQSVLQRRRKLRRRKTISGIPRRVQQEIDSDESPVARERNVIVHTNPDPSNAVNRRSGTRDSECQTEDILIAAPSRRRIRAQRGQSIAASLSHSAGNISALADKGDTTFTPAVSSRTRSRSLPREGNRGGDAEPKVAVKPSAYEEGEPFVGDQERTLNDCSDAPSSPSAQEHQPALSLACSQHLHSPQHKLSERGRSRLSRMAADSGSCDISSNSDTFGSPIHCIATAGVLLSSHLDQKDDHQSSSGNWSGSSSTCPSQTSETIPPAASPPLTGSSHCDSELSLNTAPHANEDASVFVTEQYDHLDKVRGHRANSFTSTVADLLDDPNNSNTSDSEWNYLHHHHDASCRQDFSPERPKADSLGCPSFTSMATYDSFLEKSPSDKADTSSHFSVDTEGYYTSMHFDCGLKGSKSYVCHYAALGPENGQGVGVPPTLPDCAWQDYLDHRRQGRPSISFRKPKAKPTPPKRSSSLRKSDGNADISEKKEPKISSGQLLPHSSREMKLPLDFSNTPSRMENANLPTKQEPSWMNQSEHGIKEPQLDTPDVPPFKDEGAESTHYADLWLLNDLKTNDPYRSLSNSSTATGTTVIECIKSPESSESQTSQSESRATTPSLPSVDNEFKLASPEKLAGLASPSSGYSSQSETPTSSFPTAFFSGPLSPGGSKRKPKVPERKSSLQQPSLKDGVLSLGKDLELPIIPPTHLDLSALHNVLNKPFHHRHPLHVFSHNKQNAVGETLRSNPPPSLAITPTVLKSVNLRSISRSEEVKQKEGNNTELPLEESTLTMAALSPGKIRPHMTKKSLSCQYSTEDSILSFLDSSAVEMEPDKLQLEKTRSFDVKNHCDPETVTSAGTNLLDSRVTKDQIHMESEPIPENTPSKSCDFPTEGFQRVSAARPNDLDGKILQCGAGPDGALAQVQKVSSVDREEAAYPESVDVLTSQSNSPTRVTDISNQLKHQLGMSRHHDKVPGNISYEAEISTVNPCPEKCSEQEKVASGISAKSASDNSGAEETQGSVDEVSLKESSPSDDSVISPLSEDSQAEAESVFVSPNKPRTTEDLFAVIHRSKRKVLGRKDSGDMSVRSKSRASLGSSSSNSAGSVTSTNSNVTTPNSQRSPGLIYRNAKKSNTSNEEFKLLLLKKGSRSDSSYRMSATEILKSPILPKPPGELTAESPQSTHEAHQGTPGTEALSPLSPCSPRVNAEGLSSKNFATPASARVGRSRAPPAASSSRYSVRCRLYNAPMQAISEGETENSDGSPHDDRSSQSST
- the NHS gene encoding actin remodeling regulator NHS isoform X6, with protein sequence MPLACCMPKNAAVSNLDIESKLSVYYRAPWHQQRNIFLPATRPPCVEELHRHARQSLQALRREHRSRSDRREQRAAVPLSIVAPPLPAYPPAHSQRRRELKDRHFLTFNSTRSPSPTECCHMTPWSRKSHPPEDEDTDVMLGQRPKNPVHNIPSTLDKQTNWRKALPLPTPEEKMKQDAQVISSCIIPINVTGVGFDREASIRCSLVHSQSVLQRRRKLRRRKTISGIPRRVQQEIDSDESPVARERNVIVHTNPDPSNAVNRRSGTRDSECQTEDILIAAPSRRRIRAQRGQSIAASLSHSAGNISALADKGDTTFTPAVSSRTRSRSLPREGNRGGDAEPKVAVKPSAYEEGEPFVGDQERTLNDCSDAPSSPSAQEHQPALSLACSQHLHSPQHKLSERGRSRLSRMAADSGSCDISSNSDTFGSPIHCIATAGVLLSSHLDQKDDHQSSSGNWSGSSSTCPSQTSETIPPAASPPLTGSSHCDSELSLNTAPHANEDASVFVTEQYDHLDKVRGHRANSFTSTVADLLDDPNNSNTSDSEWNYLHHHHDASCRQDFSPERPKADSLGCPSFTSMATYDSFLEKSPSDKADTSSHFSVDTEGYYTSMHFDCGLKGSKSYVCHYAALGPENGQGVGVPPTLPDCAWQDYLDHRRQGRPSISFRKPKAKPTPPKRSSSLRKSDGNADISEKKEPKISSGQLLPHSSREMKLPLDFSNTPSRMENANLPTKQEPSWMNQSEHGIKEPQLDTPDVPPFKDEGAESTHYADLWLLNDLKTNDPYRSLSNSSTATGTTVIECIKSPESSESQTSQSESRATTPSLPSVDNEFKLASPEKLAGLASPSSGYSSQSETPTSSFPTAFFSGPLSPGGSKRKPKVPERKSSLQQPSLKDGVLSLGKDLELPIIPPTHLDLSALHNVLNKPFHHRHPLHVFSHNKQNAVGETLRSNPPPSLAITPTVLKSVNLRSISRSEEVKQKEGNNTELPLEESTLTMAALSPGKIRPHMTKKSLSCQYSTEDSILSFLDSSAVEMEPDKLQLEKTRSFDVKNHCDPETVTSAGTNLLDSRVTKDQIHMESEPIPENTPSKSCDFPTEGFQRVSAARPNDLDGKILQCGAGPDGALAQVQKVSSVDREEAAYPESVDVLTSQSNSPTRVTDISNQLKHQLGMSRHHDKVPGNISYEAEISTVNPCPEKCSEQEKVASGISAKSASDNSGAEETQGSVDEVSLKESSPSDDSVISPLSEDSQAEAESVFVSPNKPRTTEDLFAVIHRSKRKVLGRKDSGDMSVRSKSRASLGSSSSNSAGSVTSTNSNVTTPNSQRSPGLIYRNAKKSNTSNEEFKLLLLKKGSRSDSSYRMSATEILKSPILPKPPGELTAESPQSTHEAHQGTPGTEALSPLSPCSPRVNAEGLSSKNFATPASARVGRSRAPPAASSSRYSVRCRLYNAPMQAISEGETENSDGSPHDDRSSQSST
- the NHS gene encoding actin remodeling regulator NHS isoform X2; protein product: MPFAKRIVEPQWLCRQRRPAPDPAEDANRGSAEPPPPPPLQLPGRRDEAVAPGPEDPPRAPRALPAPTDQALPPHGEAPAAGEESAAGGLEAASAAGEASSAAAAAVLLMLDLCAVSNAALARVLRQLSDVARHACSLFQELESDIQLTHRRVWALQGKLGGVQRVLGTLDPKQEAVPVSNLDIESKLSVYYRAPWHQQRNIFLPATRPPCVEELHRHARQSLQALRREHRSRSDRREQRAAVPLSIVAPPLPAYPPAHSQRRRELKDRHFLTSHPPEDEDTDVMLGQRPKNPVHNIPSTLDKQTNWRKALPLPTPEEKMKQDAQVISSCIIPINVTGVGFDREASIRCSLVHSQSVLQRRRKLRRRKTISGIPRRVQQEIDSDESPVARERNVIVHTNPDPSNAVNRRSGTRDSECQTEDILIAAPSRRRIRAQRGQSIAASLSHSAGNISALADKGDTTFTPAVSSRTRSRSLPREGNRGGDAEPKVAVKPSAYEEGEPFVGDQERTLNDCSDAPSSPSAQEHQPALSLACSQHLHSPQHKLSERGRSRLSRMAADSGSCDISSNSDTFGSPIHCIATAGVLLSSHLDQKDDHQSSSGNWSGSSSTCPSQTSETIPPAASPPLTGSSHCDSELSLNTAPHANEDASVFVTEQYDHLDKVRGHRANSFTSTVADLLDDPNNSNTSDSEWNYLHHHHDASCRQDFSPERPKADSLGCPSFTSMATYDSFLEKSPSDKADTSSHFSVDTEGYYTSMHFDCGLKGSKSYVCHYAALGPENGQGVGVPPTLPDCAWQDYLDHRRQGRPSISFRKPKAKPTPPKRSSSLRKSDGNADISEKKEPKISSGQLLPHSSREMKLPLDFSNTPSRMENANLPTKQEPSWMNQSEHGIKEPQLDTPDVPPFKDEGAESTHYADLWLLNDLKTNDPYRSLSNSSTATGTTVIECIKSPESSESQTSQSESRATTPSLPSVDNEFKLASPEKLAGLASPSSGYSSQSETPTSSFPTAFFSGPLSPGGSKRKPKVPERKSSLQQPSLKDGVLSLGKDLELPIIPPTHLDLSALHNVLNKPFHHRHPLHVFSHNKQNAVGETLRSNPPPSLAITPTVLKSVNLRSISRSEEVKQKEGNNTELPLEESTLTMAALSPGKIRPHMTKKSLSCQYSTEDSILSFLDSSAVEMEPDKLQLEKTRSFDVKNHCDPETVTSAGTNLLDSRVTKDQIHMESEPIPENTPSKSCDFPTEGFQRVSAARPNDLDGKILQCGAGPDGALAQVQKVSSVDREEAAYPESVDVLTSQSNSPTRVTDISNQLKHQLGMSRHHDKVPGNISYEAEISTVNPCPEKCSEQEKVASGISAKSASDNSGAEETQGSVDEVSLKESSPSDDSVISPLSEDSQAEAESVFVSPNKPRTTEDLFAVIHRSKRKVLGRKDSGDMSVRSKSRASLGSSSSNSAGSVTSTNSNVTTPNSQRSPGLIYRNAKKSNTSNEEFKLLLLKKGSRSDSSYRMSATEILKSPILPKPPGELTAESPQSTHEAHQGTPGTEALSPLSPCSPRVNAEGLSSKNFATPASARVGRSRAPPAASSSRYSVRCRLYNAPMQAISEGETENSDGSPHDDRSSQSST
- the NHS gene encoding actin remodeling regulator NHS isoform X5 produces the protein MGNAQHQRSRCRRRKRTAVSNLDIESKLSVYYRAPWHQQRNIFLPATRPPCVEELHRHARQSLQALRREHRSRSDRREQRAAVPLSIVAPPLPAYPPAHSQRRRELKDRHFLTFNSTRSPSPTECCHMTPWSRKSHPPEDEDTDVMLGQRPKNPVHNIPSTLDKQTNWRKALPLPTPEEKMKQDAQVISSCIIPINVTGVGFDREASIRCSLVHSQSVLQRRRKLRRRKTISGIPRRVQQEIDSDESPVARERNVIVHTNPDPSNAVNRRSGTRDSECQTEDILIAAPSRRRIRAQRGQSIAASLSHSAGNISALADKGDTTFTPAVSSRTRSRSLPREGNRGGDAEPKVAVKPSAYEEGEPFVGDQERTLNDCSDAPSSPSAQEHQPALSLACSQHLHSPQHKLSERGRSRLSRMAADSGSCDISSNSDTFGSPIHCIATAGVLLSSHLDQKDDHQSSSGNWSGSSSTCPSQTSETIPPAASPPLTGSSHCDSELSLNTAPHANEDASVFVTEQYDHLDKVRGHRANSFTSTVADLLDDPNNSNTSDSEWNYLHHHHDASCRQDFSPERPKADSLGCPSFTSMATYDSFLEKSPSDKADTSSHFSVDTEGYYTSMHFDCGLKGSKSYVCHYAALGPENGQGVGVPPTLPDCAWQDYLDHRRQGRPSISFRKPKAKPTPPKRSSSLRKSDGNADISEKKEPKISSGQLLPHSSREMKLPLDFSNTPSRMENANLPTKQEPSWMNQSEHGIKEPQLDTPDVPPFKDEGAESTHYADLWLLNDLKTNDPYRSLSNSSTATGTTVIECIKSPESSESQTSQSESRATTPSLPSVDNEFKLASPEKLAGLASPSSGYSSQSETPTSSFPTAFFSGPLSPGGSKRKPKVPERKSSLQQPSLKDGVLSLGKDLELPIIPPTHLDLSALHNVLNKPFHHRHPLHVFSHNKQNAVGETLRSNPPPSLAITPTVLKSVNLRSISRSEEVKQKEGNNTELPLEESTLTMAALSPGKIRPHMTKKSLSCQYSTEDSILSFLDSSAVEMEPDKLQLEKTRSFDVKNHCDPETVTSAGTNLLDSRVTKDQIHMESEPIPENTPSKSCDFPTEGFQRVSAARPNDLDGKILQCGAGPDGALAQVQKVSSVDREEAAYPESVDVLTSQSNSPTRVTDISNQLKHQLGMSRHHDKVPGNISYEAEISTVNPCPEKCSEQEKVASGISAKSASDNSGAEETQGSVDEVSLKESSPSDDSVISPLSEDSQAEAESVFVSPNKPRTTEDLFAVIHRSKRKVLGRKDSGDMSVRSKSRASLGSSSSNSAGSVTSTNSNVTTPNSQRSPGLIYRNAKKSNTSNEEFKLLLLKKGSRSDSSYRMSATEILKSPILPKPPGELTAESPQSTHEAHQGTPGTEALSPLSPCSPRVNAEGLSSKNFATPASARVGRSRAPPAASSSRYSVRCRLYNAPMQAISEGETENSDGSPHDDRSSQSST
- the NHS gene encoding actin remodeling regulator NHS isoform X4, translated to MPTSPDGRIPGEPARGPAARPGRTGGRISAAGERCAGGLPRAEPEPEPDRAPGEASLGAAPHRNPPGCSATHSPGHAAVSNLDIESKLSVYYRAPWHQQRNIFLPATRPPCVEELHRHARQSLQALRREHRSRSDRREQRAAVPLSIVAPPLPAYPPAHSQRRRELKDRHFLTFNSTRSPSPTECCHMTPWSRKSHPPEDEDTDVMLGQRPKNPVHNIPSTLDKQTNWRKALPLPTPEEKMKQDAQVISSCIIPINVTGVGFDREASIRCSLVHSQSVLQRRRKLRRRKTISGIPRRVQQEIDSDESPVARERNVIVHTNPDPSNAVNRRSGTRDSECQTEDILIAAPSRRRIRAQRGQSIAASLSHSAGNISALADKGDTTFTPAVSSRTRSRSLPREGNRGGDAEPKVAVKPSAYEEGEPFVGDQERTLNDCSDAPSSPSAQEHQPALSLACSQHLHSPQHKLSERGRSRLSRMAADSGSCDISSNSDTFGSPIHCIATAGVLLSSHLDQKDDHQSSSGNWSGSSSTCPSQTSETIPPAASPPLTGSSHCDSELSLNTAPHANEDASVFVTEQYDHLDKVRGHRANSFTSTVADLLDDPNNSNTSDSEWNYLHHHHDASCRQDFSPERPKADSLGCPSFTSMATYDSFLEKSPSDKADTSSHFSVDTEGYYTSMHFDCGLKGSKSYVCHYAALGPENGQGVGVPPTLPDCAWQDYLDHRRQGRPSISFRKPKAKPTPPKRSSSLRKSDGNADISEKKEPKISSGQLLPHSSREMKLPLDFSNTPSRMENANLPTKQEPSWMNQSEHGIKEPQLDTPDVPPFKDEGAESTHYADLWLLNDLKTNDPYRSLSNSSTATGTTVIECIKSPESSESQTSQSESRATTPSLPSVDNEFKLASPEKLAGLASPSSGYSSQSETPTSSFPTAFFSGPLSPGGSKRKPKVPERKSSLQQPSLKDGVLSLGKDLELPIIPPTHLDLSALHNVLNKPFHHRHPLHVFSHNKQNAVGETLRSNPPPSLAITPTVLKSVNLRSISRSEEVKQKEGNNTELPLEESTLTMAALSPGKIRPHMTKKSLSCQYSTEDSILSFLDSSAVEMEPDKLQLEKTRSFDVKNHCDPETVTSAGTNLLDSRVTKDQIHMESEPIPENTPSKSCDFPTEGFQRVSAARPNDLDGKILQCGAGPDGALAQVQKVSSVDREEAAYPESVDVLTSQSNSPTRVTDISNQLKHQLGMSRHHDKVPGNISYEAEISTVNPCPEKCSEQEKVASGISAKSASDNSGAEETQGSVDEVSLKESSPSDDSVISPLSEDSQAEAESVFVSPNKPRTTEDLFAVIHRSKRKVLGRKDSGDMSVRSKSRASLGSSSSNSAGSVTSTNSNVTTPNSQRSPGLIYRNAKKSNTSNEEFKLLLLKKGSRSDSSYRMSATEILKSPILPKPPGELTAESPQSTHEAHQGTPGTEALSPLSPCSPRVNAEGLSSKNFATPASARVGRSRAPPAASSSRYSVRCRLYNAPMQAISEGETENSDGSPHDDRSSQSST